In Bacillus sp. KH172YL63, one genomic interval encodes:
- a CDS encoding CamS family sex pheromone protein, giving the protein MKKWMIVSLSLLIVVGGCSNKPQEVIDDETLEVQNSAAGDAREYLNYKMNKEKKSVNRGLITMMINNRSDMDEIETGLMSLSTEHFSPEKYVYQEGQYLSKASKWLGRKSDSNKSGLNPELNISSDMDWEQQMELEKKNPMYLAYIHEQNYVDSEGKLQGISIGLAMNTVDYIRVEDDKKLMHFDEAKIDDKMIKEYGEKVANSVVSRVRGMKELKDVPVMISIYKLQPLNSVVSGNYISTAYLDDNDKRIKKWEDVSDKYFYFPSDDGEEKDRDLYNRIRDLEDYVSKFFSHQDIEFVGKGLYQKDTLNKLVIDVHTGMVKETELIGFAQAIGPEIVDYFPHTPVYLYVKTPKGLKATIVKEEDQEPFVQIH; this is encoded by the coding sequence ATGAAAAAATGGATGATCGTTTCACTTTCTCTTCTGATTGTTGTTGGAGGATGCAGCAACAAGCCTCAAGAAGTGATAGATGATGAAACACTTGAAGTGCAAAACAGTGCTGCAGGTGATGCACGTGAATATTTGAATTATAAGATGAATAAAGAGAAAAAATCGGTGAATCGTGGATTAATCACGATGATGATCAACAACCGAAGTGATATGGATGAAATCGAGACAGGGCTGATGTCCTTATCTACCGAGCATTTTTCCCCCGAGAAATATGTTTACCAAGAAGGACAATATCTTTCTAAAGCAAGCAAATGGTTGGGCAGAAAGTCGGATTCGAACAAATCAGGCCTGAATCCTGAGCTGAACATATCCTCTGACATGGATTGGGAGCAGCAGATGGAGCTTGAGAAGAAAAATCCCATGTATCTTGCTTATATCCATGAACAAAACTATGTGGACTCAGAAGGAAAGCTTCAAGGGATTTCAATTGGACTTGCGATGAATACCGTCGACTATATTCGCGTTGAAGATGATAAAAAGCTCATGCATTTTGACGAAGCGAAGATTGATGACAAAATGATCAAAGAATACGGGGAGAAAGTCGCCAATTCCGTCGTCAGCCGTGTCAGGGGGATGAAGGAACTGAAGGATGTCCCGGTCATGATCTCGATTTATAAGCTTCAACCCTTAAATAGTGTCGTCTCAGGCAACTATATTTCCACTGCCTATCTGGATGATAACGATAAGAGAATCAAAAAATGGGAAGATGTGTCGGACAAATATTTCTACTTCCCGAGTGATGACGGGGAAGAAAAGGACCGTGACCTTTATAATCGGATCAGGGACCTTGAAGATTATGTATCCAAATTCTTTTCTCATCAGGATATCGAGTTTGTCGGCAAGGGCTTATATCAGAAGGACACTTTGAATAAGCTGGTCATTGACGTACATACAGGTATGGTGAAAGAAACCGAATTAATCGGCTTTGCCCAGGCGATAGGTCCTGAAATTGTTGATTATTTCCCACATACTCCGGTATACCTATATGTCAAGACACCAAAGGGACTGAAAGCAACGATTGTGAAGGAAGAAGATCAAGAGCCTTTTGTTCAAATTCATTAA